The following are encoded together in the Flavobacterium sp. TR2 genome:
- a CDS encoding class I SAM-dependent RNA methyltransferase: MEENFKMIAKCFFGFEEILEKELRTLGAQDVEKGVRMVSFKGDKGFMYKANLSLRTALKVLKPIYSFRANNEQALYKGISGLNWSKYLNANQTFVIDTTVHSTYFNHSEFVSQKCKDAIVDQFRERTGQRPSIDKQYPDLRINIHIDKDQVSVALDTSGASLHQRGYRTATNIAPINEVLAAGILLLSGWEGQSHFLDPMCGSGTFLAEAAMIACNIPANINRKEFAFEKWKDWDNDLFDKIVDSLMKKTREFHYTIKGFDKAPSAVSKAKDNIRNANLEDYIKVYEENFFDTEKETEGKLHIVFNPPYDERLDIHMERFYANIGDTLKKNYPGTNAWFITANLEALKFVGLKPSRKIKLFNGSLEARLVKYEMYEGSKRTKFQVSE; the protein is encoded by the coding sequence GAATGGTGAGCTTTAAAGGTGATAAAGGTTTTATGTATAAAGCCAATCTTTCTTTGCGTACGGCTCTTAAAGTCTTAAAGCCAATTTATTCTTTTAGAGCCAATAACGAACAGGCTTTATACAAAGGCATTTCGGGTTTAAATTGGTCAAAATATTTAAATGCGAATCAGACTTTTGTGATTGATACAACTGTGCATTCTACTTATTTCAATCATTCTGAATTTGTTTCTCAGAAATGTAAAGATGCAATTGTAGACCAATTTAGAGAGAGAACAGGCCAAAGGCCAAGCATAGATAAGCAATATCCAGATTTGCGTATTAATATTCATATCGATAAAGATCAGGTTTCTGTAGCTTTAGATACTTCTGGAGCTTCGCTTCATCAGCGCGGTTACAGAACGGCTACTAATATTGCGCCAATTAATGAAGTTTTAGCAGCTGGAATCCTTTTATTGTCAGGATGGGAAGGGCAAAGCCATTTTCTTGATCCAATGTGCGGTTCGGGAACTTTCTTGGCAGAAGCGGCTATGATTGCCTGCAATATTCCTGCAAACATCAATAGAAAAGAATTTGCTTTTGAAAAATGGAAAGATTGGGATAATGATTTGTTTGATAAGATTGTGGATAGTTTAATGAAAAAGACAAGAGAATTTCATTATACGATTAAAGGTTTTGATAAAGCCCCTAGTGCAGTTAGCAAAGCAAAAGATAATATCAGAAATGCCAATTTAGAGGATTACATTAAAGTTTATGAAGAAAATTTCTTTGATACGGAAAAAGAAACAGAAGGAAAACTTCATATCGTTTTCAATCCGCCTTATGATGAGCGTTTAGATATCCACATGGAAAGATTCTATGCTAATATTGGAGATACTTTAAAGAAAAATTATCCAGGAACAAACGCTTGGTTTATCACAGCAAATTTAGAAGCTTTAAAATTTGTCGGATTAAAACCGTCAAGAAAAATCAAACTTTTCAACGGAAGCCTTGAAGCACGTTTGGTGAAATACGAAATGTACGAAGGAAGCAAGAGAACGAAATTTCAAGTTTCTGAATAG